A genomic segment from Gilvibacter sp. SZ-19 encodes:
- a CDS encoding Ig-like domain-containing protein, whose protein sequence is MNTIGKSTILLLLVLLGFTGEALSQLKTPFTPRYSETINGNYQTIGNNMLSRDAVLPYNGLDGNHDFIDNVYVDIDSDPTTFNSSSANMSNPAPGEGDCLVITKAFLYWAAADKEMDDGSDNQPAWNFDDVKLMLPGSSSYVTLDADDVIFRGRDEHFVNDPYICFKDITSMVQSLADPFGTYQVANVEAKAGDLLGHLGTNVGTSGGWQIVFVYEAPSLNARNVTLFDGYGHVTRDVFGYDIDFDGFQTVDSGAVTADVLFGALEGDFDLAGDRLQIQNTAGTFVDLSTPSRAADNFFDSSITNNGVDFLDRNPASRNTLGYDIGVFRLSNPGNSILDNNQSRTSIRLTSNQETYGLYLLGLSVEVFNPDLDPILLTTSVTGDVSPGSTFNVDFGIENTGNDNIQDLTVSYTVPVGFEFEGVSGLPTGVTFNYNTGTRLLEFYFDNSIVEIADPAVNVQFQLSVPRACATLGSTLPVQVAAEYAGEFNTTVRTIVSSSYVDECGVGNLEPSYVTIADAPDLEVTSSVSPADCFGAETGAIDVTVSGGTPPFTFMWSTGETTEDLTDLAAGTYELTVTDLNDCKHTQSFTITQPDEFHVDIEATNGTEAGSCNDGTAKVIASGGTVPYSYQWSASAGSQTTQTATNLPYGVHTVVITDANGCTFEATAYISCDLEGWSYDCGEEVEVDEYGYNANCMATTVVNIPDAANVFQYIVEIVYDSSNPGPAIEFTEGSGTTQTLIRAEVDAPNNEWVYRGLFTGSTNSISYSDSADNCDLQSVVVYAFRNVPGSLSATFGVFTDADGNNSLQTFNIPIATFPTARDLVIEVPVSELTDDGRYLLVRAEAGGVSEEVILYGPDSSLPGGACCLAIPTFTLNGVPGATSTVTITLDSRNGQNGQTVNGQSWILSSGINVETLCYDPIAITVESQDDILCFGDSTGRIEVAGTGGVPPYSYSANGGTPQSSPIFDGLAAGVYTIEIEDAFGNTATVEVTLTQPEPLSIVITKENATTAQGCADGEATATPDGGTAPYTYLWSASAGSQTTATAINLPSGTHTVTVTDVNGCELEQGVVIDCSNTCDAVIAVDDSVDILCTGDDTGSATVSASSVANPGATFTFTWDTTPPTVVSGATSSTLTGLTAGIYTVSVTIDGTVCLPVEQSVTVTEPASALNVSATSTDEAGPTTGDGTATAVVTGGTPPYTYSWSPGGETTEGITGLSAGDYTVTVTDANGCVESATVTVNPGTCLDLAVTATSTPVTCNGDSDGTVSASVTGGSASFTYLWSTGDTTASVSGLAGGSYTVTVTDTVTLCEQTATTTVDEPYVLDSGIAVTNVLCFGESTGSLDLTVTGGTAPYTFAWSTGDTTEDISGLPAGTYNVTITDANGCVANDTATISQPLRGLEVSIDSQSDIVCSGLGSVTVAVIGGTAPYSYNIDGGAYGASATFSDLAAGDYVVGVLDANGCTITIDVSILFNCTDAIDDINNTFQDTAVSGNVLTNDEDFEGDTQTVTGNTAPANGTVVVNPDGTYTYTPNPGYTGEDSFEYTICDDGTPQACDTATVYIEVLPDSGPENEAPIANADTNTTEVDTPVSGTVLANDYDPDGDPIVVTGNTTPANGTVVVNPDGTYTYTPNPGYTGEDTFEYTICDNGTPALCDTAVVTITINDDNGNITVANDDAYNTTPDTSVSGNVSDNDFDPEGDNQTVSTTPVSGPTNGTLVLNADGSFEYTPNAGFEGTDQFVYSVCDDGSPVACDEATVYITVGGILNTTDAIDDINNTFQDTAVSGNVLTNDEDFEGDTQTVTGNTAPANGTVVVNPDGTYTYTPNPGYTGEDSFTYTIVDDGNPQATDTATVYIEVLPDSGPENEAPIANADTNTTEVDTPVSGTVLANDYDPDGDPIVVTGNTTPANGTVVVNPDGTYTYTPNPGYTGEDTFEYTICDNGTPALCDTAVVTITINDDNGNITVANDDAYNTTPDTSVSGNVSDNDFDPEGDNQTVSTTPVSGPTNGTLVLNADGSFEYTPNAGFEGTDQFVYSVCDDGSPVACDEATVYITVGGTGNEILAIDDINDTFVNTPVSGQVLTNDENPDGPAGTEVVTLVTGPANGTLVLNADGTYTYTPDTDFVGEDTFEYQVCDGGNPIACDTAIVTIEVVDDPILENDPPVANNDTNTTEVDTPVTGTVLANDYDMDGDPIVVTGNTTPSNGTVVVNPDGTYTYTPNPGYTGEDTFEYTICDNGTPALCDTAVVTITVTDDNGNITVANDDAYSGEVDTPINGSVLDNDNDPEADNQTVSTTVVSGPANGTVVINPDGTFTYTPAAGYVGPDQFVYSVCDDGTPVACDEATVYLLVRQTPAPAIALVKSGAFVDGNGNGCSDEGEVVAYTFTVTNQGNVPLASVTLTDALFEVPNPVVPIVLVSGDVNGDGILDIDETWVFEADYALTTADVDTGLITNQAFVAAIDPDGTEVNDLSDDNSVNEDDPTVTGLCQASSMSVIKNQTSAAGGEGDVITYDIVVTNTGNTTLTNIEITDDNAVITGGNPIAELLPGASATVTAEHVIT, encoded by the coding sequence ATGAATACGATAGGTAAATCAACGATACTTTTATTGCTAGTCTTACTCGGTTTTACGGGCGAGGCTTTGTCGCAATTAAAAACTCCGTTCACTCCGCGTTATAGCGAGACCATTAACGGAAACTACCAGACCATCGGAAATAACATGCTCTCTAGAGATGCAGTTCTTCCTTATAATGGCTTGGATGGAAACCACGATTTTATCGACAATGTATATGTCGATATCGATTCAGATCCGACAACATTCAATTCCAGTAGTGCCAATATGAGCAATCCTGCTCCGGGAGAAGGTGACTGTTTGGTCATTACCAAGGCCTTCTTGTACTGGGCAGCGGCAGATAAGGAAATGGACGATGGTTCAGACAACCAACCTGCATGGAATTTTGACGATGTAAAGCTGATGTTGCCAGGGTCTTCGTCTTATGTGACCCTTGATGCAGACGATGTTATTTTCCGCGGACGTGACGAGCACTTTGTCAACGATCCGTATATCTGTTTTAAGGATATTACCTCAATGGTTCAGAGCCTTGCGGATCCTTTCGGAACTTACCAAGTAGCCAATGTGGAGGCAAAGGCTGGAGATCTGTTGGGTCACTTAGGTACCAATGTAGGAACTTCTGGTGGATGGCAGATCGTATTTGTTTACGAAGCCCCGTCTTTAAACGCTCGTAACGTAACCCTTTTTGATGGTTATGGCCACGTTACACGTGACGTATTTGGATACGATATTGATTTTGATGGATTTCAAACCGTTGATTCTGGCGCCGTAACAGCTGATGTTCTTTTTGGTGCATTGGAAGGAGATTTTGATTTAGCTGGTGATCGTTTACAGATCCAAAACACTGCTGGCACATTCGTAGATTTATCAACACCTTCTCGTGCTGCCGATAACTTCTTTGATAGTAGCATTACCAATAACGGTGTTGATTTTCTGGATAGAAATCCAGCGAGTAGAAACACTTTGGGTTATGATATTGGCGTTTTCCGACTGTCTAACCCTGGAAACTCCATACTTGATAATAACCAGTCCAGAACCTCTATTAGACTTACCTCTAATCAAGAGACCTATGGACTTTATCTATTAGGATTATCCGTAGAGGTTTTCAATCCTGATCTGGATCCTATTTTATTAACCACTAGTGTGACCGGTGATGTTAGCCCAGGTTCTACTTTTAATGTAGACTTCGGGATAGAGAACACCGGAAACGATAATATTCAAGATCTTACAGTAAGTTATACTGTCCCTGTCGGATTTGAGTTCGAAGGGGTTAGTGGATTACCAACAGGAGTTACCTTTAATTATAACACTGGGACTCGATTATTGGAGTTCTATTTTGACAATTCTATTGTTGAGATAGCAGACCCAGCTGTAAATGTACAATTCCAACTTAGTGTTCCTCGTGCTTGTGCGACCTTAGGAAGCACTTTGCCGGTTCAGGTTGCTGCGGAATATGCTGGGGAGTTCAATACCACTGTCCGCACCATTGTAAGTTCTAGTTATGTAGACGAATGTGGTGTGGGTAATTTAGAACCCTCTTATGTGACCATAGCAGATGCTCCAGACCTAGAAGTTACTTCTTCAGTAAGTCCAGCAGATTGTTTTGGTGCAGAGACTGGTGCTATCGATGTTACAGTATCCGGAGGAACTCCTCCATTTACCTTTATGTGGAGCACTGGAGAAACCACAGAAGATCTTACCGATCTTGCGGCAGGTACCTATGAGCTTACGGTAACAGATCTTAATGACTGTAAGCACACCCAAAGTTTTACAATAACTCAACCAGATGAATTCCATGTTGATATAGAAGCTACCAACGGTACAGAAGCTGGTTCTTGCAATGACGGAACCGCTAAAGTTATCGCTAGTGGAGGAACCGTACCTTACAGTTACCAATGGAGTGCTAGTGCGGGTAGTCAAACTACACAAACTGCAACCAATCTGCCATACGGAGTTCACACAGTTGTTATTACCGATGCCAACGGCTGTACTTTTGAGGCCACTGCCTATATCAGTTGTGATCTAGAGGGTTGGTCTTACGATTGTGGTGAAGAAGTTGAGGTAGACGAGTACGGATACAACGCCAACTGTATGGCAACCACTGTGGTAAATATTCCAGACGCGGCAAATGTGTTCCAATATATTGTTGAGATTGTATACGACAGCAGCAACCCTGGGCCAGCAATTGAATTTACGGAAGGTTCTGGAACTACGCAAACCCTTATTCGTGCGGAAGTTGACGCTCCAAATAACGAGTGGGTTTACCGCGGATTGTTTACTGGAAGTACTAACAGCATTTCATACAGTGATAGTGCAGATAATTGTGACCTTCAATCTGTAGTGGTCTATGCCTTTAGAAATGTGCCAGGTTCTCTGTCGGCCACATTTGGTGTGTTTACTGATGCCGATGGTAACAACTCTTTACAGACTTTTAATATTCCGATCGCAACTTTCCCAACGGCAAGAGATCTTGTGATCGAAGTGCCTGTTTCTGAGTTGACAGATGACGGACGTTACCTATTGGTTCGTGCAGAAGCAGGAGGGGTTTCAGAAGAAGTTATTTTATACGGTCCAGATAGCTCGCTTCCTGGAGGCGCCTGTTGTTTGGCCATTCCTACATTTACGCTAAATGGGGTACCTGGAGCCACTTCTACGGTAACCATAACCTTGGATTCTAGAAACGGACAGAACGGGCAAACTGTGAATGGCCAGTCTTGGATTCTAAGTTCAGGTATCAATGTAGAGACTTTGTGTTACGATCCTATCGCGATCACTGTAGAATCACAAGACGATATTCTTTGTTTTGGCGATAGTACAGGACGTATCGAAGTAGCAGGAACTGGTGGTGTACCACCTTATAGCTACAGTGCAAACGGCGGAACACCTCAAAGCTCTCCTATCTTTGACGGTCTTGCTGCAGGTGTCTATACTATAGAAATTGAAGATGCCTTTGGAAATACGGCTACTGTCGAGGTTACCTTGACTCAGCCAGAACCACTGAGCATTGTAATTACAAAAGAAAACGCTACCACTGCACAAGGCTGTGCAGATGGAGAAGCCACTGCTACTCCAGACGGAGGAACAGCTCCTTACACTTACTTATGGAGTGCATCCGCAGGAAGTCAAACTACTGCTACGGCTATAAACCTACCTTCTGGTACACACACTGTTACAGTAACAGATGTTAACGGTTGTGAATTAGAGCAGGGGGTAGTGATTGATTGTTCAAACACTTGTGATGCTGTTATCGCTGTCGATGATAGTGTAGACATACTTTGTACGGGAGATGACACAGGTAGTGCTACCGTTAGCGCAAGCTCTGTGGCAAATCCTGGAGCTACATTCACCTTTACTTGGGACACAACACCACCTACTGTAGTTAGCGGAGCTACTTCTAGTACGCTAACTGGTCTTACAGCCGGAATATACACCGTAAGTGTAACAATTGATGGAACGGTTTGTTTGCCAGTTGAGCAAAGCGTAACAGTTACTGAACCTGCTAGTGCATTGAATGTATCGGCTACATCAACTGACGAGGCTGGTCCTACAACTGGAGACGGTACGGCTACAGCTGTAGTGACTGGAGGAACTCCTCCTTATACCTATAGTTGGTCGCCAGGAGGTGAAACCACAGAAGGAATCACTGGCTTGAGTGCCGGAGATTACACAGTGACTGTTACCGATGCAAACGGTTGTGTGGAGTCAGCTACAGTTACCGTAAACCCTGGAACTTGTTTAGATCTTGCTGTAACAGCAACTTCAACTCCTGTTACTTGTAATGGCGATTCAGATGGAACTGTCTCTGCTAGTGTGACGGGCGGTTCAGCTAGCTTTACCTATTTATGGAGTACTGGTGATACTACTGCAAGTGTAAGTGGTCTAGCTGGTGGATCTTACACGGTAACTGTTACAGATACAGTGACCTTGTGTGAGCAAACTGCGACTACCACAGTCGATGAGCCATATGTTTTAGACTCTGGTATTGCTGTGACCAACGTACTTTGTTTTGGGGAGTCAACCGGATCTCTTGATCTGACTGTTACTGGAGGTACTGCGCCTTATACTTTTGCATGGAGTACTGGAGACACTACCGAAGATATTTCAGGACTACCAGCTGGTACTTATAATGTAACTATTACTGACGCGAATGGTTGTGTTGCAAACGATACAGCTACAATTTCTCAGCCGCTACGCGGTTTAGAAGTGAGTATAGATTCTCAGTCTGATATTGTTTGTTCAGGATTAGGAAGCGTTACGGTAGCAGTAATAGGAGGAACCGCTCCTTATTCTTATAATATTGATGGTGGAGCTTACGGAGCATCTGCTACTTTTAGTGACCTAGCCGCCGGAGACTATGTAGTTGGCGTATTGGATGCAAACGGATGTACTATTACTATAGATGTTAGCATCTTATTCAATTGTACGGATGCGATCGATGATATCAACAACACCTTCCAAGACACAGCAGTTAGCGGAAACGTACTAACCAACGACGAGGACTTTGAAGGAGATACACAGACGGTAACTGGAAACACAGCTCCTGCAAACGGAACAGTGGTAGTTAACCCTGACGGGACATACACCTATACTCCAAACCCAGGATACACTGGTGAGGATAGTTTTGAGTACACTATTTGTGACGATGGAACGCCACAGGCTTGTGATACGGCTACGGTATACATCGAGGTATTGCCAGACAGCGGCCCAGAGAATGAGGCTCCTATTGCTAATGCAGATACTAATACTACAGAGGTAGACACTCCGGTATCAGGTACTGTACTGGCTAACGATTACGATCCAGACGGAGACCCAATCGTAGTAACGGGCAACACCACTCCAGCCAATGGTACGGTAGTAGTGAACCCTGATGGTACTTATACTTACACGCCAAACCCGGGATACACAGGAGAGGATACCTTTGAGTATACTATTTGTGATAACGGAACACCAGCACTTTGTGACACTGCAGTGGTTACCATCACCATCAACGATGACAATGGAAACATCACTGTAGCTAACGATGATGCGTATAACACGACTCCAGATACGTCAGTAAGTGGAAATGTATCCGACAACGACTTTGATCCAGAGGGTGACAACCAAACGGTAAGTACCACTCCGGTAAGCGGTCCAACTAACGGTACACTAGTACTTAATGCAGATGGTAGTTTTGAATACACGCCAAACGCAGGCTTTGAAGGAACGGATCAGTTTGTATACTCGGTATGCGACGACGGTAGCCCAGTGGCTTGTGATGAGGCAACGGTATACATCACTGTAGGTGGTATTTTAAATACTACGGATGCGATCGATGATATCAACAACACCTTCCAAGACACAGCAGTTAGCGGAAACGTACTGACCAACGATGAGGACTTTGAAGGAGATACGCAGACGGTAACTGGAAACACAGCTCCTGCAAACGGAACTGTGGTAGTTAACCCTGACGGGACATACACCTATACGCCAAACCCAGGATACACGGGAGAGGACAGCTTTACCTATACCATTGTAGACGACGGTAACCCACAGGCTACAGACACGGCTACGGTATACATCGAGGTATTGCCAGACAGTGGCCCAGAGAATGAGGCACCTATTGCCAATGCAGATACCAACACGACTGAGGTAGACACTCCGGTATCAGGAACGGTACTGGCTAACGATTACGATCCAGACGGAGACCCAATCGTAGTGACAGGCAACACCACTCCAGCCAATGGAACAGTGGTAGTTAACCCTGATGGAACGTATACGTACACTCCGAATCCAGGATACACGGGAGAAGATACTTTTGAGTATACTATTTGTGATAATGGCACACCAGCACTTTGTGACACTGCAGTGGTTACCATCACCATCAACGATGACAATGGAAACATCACTGTAGCTAACGATGATGCGTATAACACGACTCCAGATACGTCAGTAAGTGGAAATGTATCCGACAACGACTTTGATCCAGAGGGTGACAACCAAACGGTAAGTACCACTCCGGTAAGCGGTCCAACTAACGGTACACTAGTACTTAATGCAGATGGTAGTTTTGAATACACGCCAAACGCAGGCTTTGAAGGAACGGATCAGTTTGTATACTCGGTATGCGACGACGGTAGCCCAGTGGCTTGTGATGAGGCAACGGTATACATCACGGTAGGTGGAACAGGTAACGAGATCCTAGCGATCGACGATATCAACGACACCTTTGTGAATACTCCAGTATCTGGACAGGTATTGACCAATGATGAGAATCCTGACGGACCTGCGGGAACTGAAGTGGTTACTTTAGTGACTGGACCTGCTAATGGCACCTTAGTATTGAATGCTGATGGAACCTATACATACACTCCTGATACGGACTTTGTAGGAGAAGATACCTTTGAGTATCAAGTGTGTGATGGTGGTAATCCAATTGCTTGTGATACGGCAATTGTGACTATCGAAGTGGTAGATGATCCTATTTTAGAGAATGATCCTCCGGTTGCAAACAACGACACGAATACAACAGAAGTAGACACTCCGGTAACAGGAACTGTACTAGCCAACGATTACGATATGGATGGAGATCCTATCGTAGTAACTGGTAACACAACTCCTTCTAACGGTACAGTTGTAGTAAACCCTGATGGAACTTATACGTACACTCCAAACCCAGGATACACGGGCGAGGATACTTTTGAATATACTATCTGTGATAACGGTACTCCAGCACTTTGTGATACCGCAGTAGTGACCATTACAGTAACTGATGACAACGGTAATATTACGGTTGCTAATGACGATGCATACTCCGGAGAGGTTGATACACCTATCAACGGAAGTGTGTTAGATAATGATAACGATCCAGAGGCAGACAATCAGACTGTAAGTACAACTGTTGTTAGCGGACCAGCTAACGGGACAGTTGTGATCAATCCTGACGGTACTTTCACTTATACACCAGCTGCTGGTTATGTAGGTCCAGATCAATTCGTGTACTCTGTATGTGATGATGGCACTCCAGTAGCTTGTGATGAAGCGACTGTATATCTGTTGGTGCGTCAAACACCAGCTCCTGCCATTGCTTTGGTAAAGAGTGGTGCTTTCGTAGACGGAAACGGAAACGGATGTTCGGATGAAGGTGAAGTTGTTGCTTATACCTTCACAGTAACCAACCAAGGAAATGTTCCTCTAGCTAGCGTTACTTTGACCGACGCCTTGTTTGAAGTTCCGAATCCAGTTGTACCAATTGTATTGGTTTCTGGAGATGTTAATGGAGATGGTATTCTTGATATCGACGAGACTTGGGTATTTGAAGCTGATTATGCTTTAACTACTGCAGATGTAGATACGGGATTAATCACTAACCAAGCATTTGTGGCTGCCATCGACCCTGATGGTACAGAAGTGAACGACCTTTCAGATGATAACTCTGTTAATGAAGACGACCCAACCGTAACTGGATTGTGTCAAGCTAGCTCCATGAGCGTGATCAAGAACCAAACTTCTGCCGCTGGTGGAGAGGGTGATGTGATCACTTACGATATCGTGGTAACCAACACGGGTAACACGACCTTAACTAACATTGAGATCACAGACGACAACGCGGTGATCACTGGTGGTAACCCAATTGCGGAACTACTTCCAGGTGCTTCAGCTACAGTAACTGCGGAGCACGTGATCAC